In Panthera uncia isolate 11264 chromosome B3 unlocalized genomic scaffold, Puncia_PCG_1.0 HiC_scaffold_2, whole genome shotgun sequence, the following proteins share a genomic window:
- the POLG gene encoding DNA polymerase subunit gamma-1 isoform X4, with product MSRLLWKKVAGATTVGPGPVPAPGRWGSGSGPAPVPSDGPPPPRPQQVPSSEGGQQRHNPLHIQMLSRGLHEQIFGRGAEKPGEAAVRRSVEHLQRHGLWGQPATPLPDVELRLPPLYGGSLDQHFRLLAQKQSLPYLEAANSLLRARLPPRPPSWAWAEGWTRYGPAGEAVPVAIPEERALVFDVEVCLAEGTCPTLAVAISPSAWYSWCSRRLVEERYSWTSQLSPADLIPLEVPASAGGPTQRDWQEQLVVGHNVCFDRAHIREQYLIQGSRMRFLDTMSMHMAISGLSGFQRSLWMAAKQGKRKARHPTQRGQKSQNKASGPVISAWDWLDISSVNNLADVHSLYVGGPPLEKEPRELFVKGSMKDVRENFQDLMQYCAQDVWATYEVFQQQLPLFLERCPHPVTLAGMLEMGVSYLPVNQNWERYLAEAQSTYEELQREMKKSLMDLADDACQLLSGERYKEDPWLWDLEWGLQEFKQKKVKQVKRKEPVAASQLPTEGAGASGDPKDQEDPGPPSEEEEAQRDVTARACLEHLKGTAEILPKRPQHLPGHPGWYRKLCPRLDDPAWTPGPSLLSLQMRVTPKLMAMTWDGFPLHFSERHGWGYLVPGRRDNLAKAPAEAALASAGVACPYSCLHRNVRAGAIRSSRADGLECKGKQQPEPQEAGLAEEFLLADDSAVWQTVEELGCLEAEAEAREERCGAAVPDQPLAPTAAGGPRASQPAYHHGNGPYNDVDVPGCWFFKLPHKDGSSFNVGSPFAKDFLPKMEDGTLQAGPGGASGPRALEINKMISFWRNAHKRISSQMVVWLPRSALPRAVTRHPRYDEEGRYGAILPQVVTAGTITRRAVEPTWLTASNARPDRVGSELKAMVQAPPGYVLVGADVDSQELWIAAVLGDAHFAGMHGCTAFGWMTLQGRKSRGTDLHSKTASTVGISREHAKIFNYGRIYGAGQPFAERLLMQFNHRLTRQEAAEKAQQMYAVTKGLRRICARSREKLQESHTGRSGRWSLNERGWGAQSQKCSTSWRASPRLTPHVPPCWAAGSAEPWSPRPSRGSL from the exons ATGAGCCGCCTGCTCTGGAAGAAGGTGGCCGGCGCCACCACCGTCGGGCCAGGGCCAGTTCCAGCTCCCGGGCGCTGGGGCTCCggctccggccccgcccccgtccccagcgacgggccgccgccgccgcggccgcaGCAAGTGCCATCCTCGGAGGGCGGGCAGCAGCGGCACAACCCGTTGCACATCCAGATGCTCTCGAGAGGGCTTCACGAGCAAATCTTCGGGCGCGGCGCGGAGAAGCCCGGCGAGGCCGCGGTGCGCCGCAGCGTCGAGCACCTGCAGAGGCACGGGCTCTGGGGGCAGCCGGCCACGCCCTTGCCGGACGTGGAGCTGCGCCTGCCGCCCCTCTACGGGGGCAGCCTGGACCAGCACTTCCGCCTCCTGGCCCAGAAGCAGAGCCTGCCCTACCTGGAGGCGGCCAACTCGTTATTGCGGGCCCGGCTGCCCCCCCGGCCCCCGAGCTGGGCCTGGGCGGAGGGCTGGACCCGGTACGGCCCCGCGGGGGAGGCCGTACCCGTGGCCATCCCCGAGGAGCGGGCCCTGGTGTTCGACGTGGAGGTCTGCTTGGCAGAGGGAACCTGCCCCACGCTGGCGGTGGCCATATCCCCCTCGGCCTG GTATTCCTGGTGCAGCCGGCGGCTGGTGGAAGAGCGTTACTCTTGGACCAGCCAGCTGTCGCCGGCTGACCTCATTCCTCTGGAGGTCCCAGCCAGCGCCGGCGGCCCCACCCAGCGGGACTGGCAGGAGCAGTTGGTGGTGGGGCACAACGTTTGCTTTGATCGCGCCCATATCAGGGAGCAGTACCTGATCCAG ggTTCCCGCATGCGCTTTCTGGACACCATGAGCATGCACATGGCCATCTCGGGGCTCAGCGGCTTCCAGCGCAGTCTGTGGATGGCAGCCAAACAGGGCAAGCGCAAGGCCCGGCACCCCACGCAGCGAGGCCAGAAGTCCCAAAACAAAGCCAGCGGCCCAGTG ATCTCAGCCTGGGACTGGCTGGACATCAGCAGTGTCAATAACCTGGCAGACGTGCACAGCCTCTACGTGGGGGGGCCTCCCTTAGAGAAGGAGCCTCGAGAGCTGTTTGTCAAGGGTAGCATGAAGGACGTCCGTGAGAACTTCCAG GACCTGATGCAGTACTGTGCCCAGGACGTGTGGGCCACCTACGAGGTTTTCCAGCAGCAGCTACCACTCTTCTTGGAGAG GTGTCCCCACCCAGTGACCCTGGCCGGCATGCTGGAGATGGGTGTCTCCTACCTGCCTGTCAACCAGAACTGGGAGCGGTACCTGGCCGAGGCACAGAGCACCTACGAGGAGCTCCAGCGGGAGATGAAGAAGTCACTGATGGACCTGGCCGACGACGCCTGCCAGCTGCTCTCAGGAGAGAG GTACAAAGAAGACCCTTGGCTCTGGGACCTGGAGTGGGGCCTGCAGGAGTTTAAACAGAAGAAGGTGAAGCAGGTGAAGAGGAAGGAGCCAGTTGCAGCCAGCCAGTTGCCCACCGAGGGGGCTGGGGCTTCTGGGGATCCCAAGGACCAGGAAG ACCCCGGCCCCCCtagtgaggaggaggaggctcaGCGAGATGTCACGGCCCGCGCCTGCTTGGAGCATCTGAAGGGGACCGCAGAGATCCTGCCCAAGCGCCCCCAGCACCTTCCTGGACACCCTGG GTGGTACCGGAAGCTCTGCCCCCGGTTAGATGACCCTGCATGGACCCCGGGCCCTAGCCTCCTCAGCCTGCAGATGCGGGTCACTCCCAAACTCATGGCGATGACCTGGGATGGCTTTCCTCTGCACTTCTCGGAGCGGCATGGCTGGGGGTACCTGGTGCCCGGGCGGCGGGACAACTTGGCTAAGGCACCGGCGGAAGCTGCCCTGGCATCAGCTGGGGTGGCCTGCCCCTACAG CTGCCTTCACAGGAACGTCAGAGCAGGGGCCATCAGAAGCAGCAGGGCAGACGGGCTTGAGTGTAAG GGGAAGCAGCAGCCGGAGCCCCAGGAGGCAGGCCTGGCGGAGGAGTTCCTGCTCGCCGACGACAGCGCCGTGTGGCAGACG GTGGAAGAGCTGGGCTGCctggaggcggaggcggaggccaGGGAGGAGCGCTGTGGAGCAGCAGTCCCCGATCAGCCCCTGGCTCCG ACTGCTGCTGGTGGCCCCAGAGCCAGCCAGCCGGCCTATCACCATGGCAACGGACCTTACAATGACGTGGATGTTCCCGGCTGCTGGTTCTTCAAGCTGCCTCACAAG GATGGCAGCAGCTTCAATGTGGGCAGTCCCTTTGCCAAGGACTTCTTGCCCAAGATGGAGGACGGCACGCTACAGGCCGGCCCAGGAGGCGCCAGTGGGCCCCGTGCCttggaaatcaacaaaatgatttctttctggAGGAATGCCCATAAACGAATCAG CTCCCAGATGGTGGTGTGGCTGCCCAGGTCAGCTCTGCCCCGTGCCGTGACCAG gCACCCCCGCTATGATGAGGAAGGCCGCTACGGGGCCATCTTGCCTCAGGTGGTGACCGCCGGCACCATCACCCGCCGGGCTGTGGAGCCCACGTGGCTCACTGCCAGCAACGCCCGG CCTGACCGAGTAGGCAGCGAGTTGAAGGCCATGGTACAGGCCCCACCCGGCTACGTCCTCGTGGGTGCCGACGTGGACTCGCAGGAGCTGTGGATCGCGGCTGTGCTTGGAGACGCCCACTTCGCGGGCATGCACG gCTGCACGGCCTTCGGCTGGATGACACTGCAGGGCAGGAAGAGCAGGGGCACCGACCTACACAGTAAGACCGCCTCAACGGTGGGCATCAGCCGTGAGCACGCCAAGATCTTCAACTATGGCCGCATCTACGGGGCGGGACAGCCCTTCGCCGAGCGCCTGCTCATGCAGTTCAACCACCGGCTCACACGTCAGGAGGCAGCCGAGAAGGCCCAGCAGATGTACGCCGTCACCAAGGGCCTTCGCAG GATCTGCGCAAGATCCAGAGAGAAGCTTCAAGAAA GTCACACTGGAAGAAGTGGGAGGTGGTCGCTGAACGAGCGTGGATGGGGGGCACAGAGTCAGAAATGTTCAACAAGCTGGAGAGCATCGCCACGTCTGACACCCCATGTACCCCCGTGCTGGGCTGCCGGATCAGCCGAGCCCTGGAGCCCTCGGCCGTCCAGGGGGAG TTTATGA